GTATGGCAAGGAGTCTGAACAGGAACACGAAGCGTTTATACAAGCTAAGAACGATCTCAGGGATTTAGAGAAGGTTATAGCAGGCCTCAGGACTAAAAAGAGAGCAACAAAGAAGAAGGAGAAAGACGACGAACTTCAGCAGAAGGCTGAGGTGCTCTTTGAAAAATTCAAGAATGGAGAGGAACTCACAACCGACGATCTTCTGATACTTCAGAAGGCGGGGTTCCTGTGAGATGAATCTCTTTAGGCTAGGTTACATACTTATCATAATTGGTGTTATTGCCCTAGTTGGCCTGGCTGCATTAGGTCAGGCCCATTTTGCACTTTTTGTTATTTTCCCGGTAATATACGGCACCGGTCTCTCCGTGATACCATTCCTCATAATATTCTTGGGAATAGTTATCATGTTCTTTGCCCCTTTTACAATGGGCGGGCGATACGAATACAAGGAACCACAAGACTACGTGAATAAAATGGAAGAAGAACAGGAGGAAAAGAGAAAATCCTCCTTTGGTGGCCTCATAATGATAGGCCCAATACCTATCATATTTGGAAACAACAAGACTATAGTCTATGTATCGATAGCCATAGCCATACTCATATTGCTAGTTTTCATCCTGTATTATTTCGGAAGATAGGGCCACATCAAATACCCTGGAGCCTTTTTGCAGGTTTAATTTTTGGGAAAGTACGCTATTTCTAATCTCACAGGCCTCACCTATGACCGTGTTCTGCATTATAACCGAATCGGATATTTTTGATCCATCCAGTATTCTGCAAGATGACATTATCACCGAGTTCTTTATCTCCACATCATTGCCTATTTGAACTCCTTCGTATATAGTCGAAGAGTCTATGGACGATCCCTTGCCTATGGCTACCCCTTCTCCAATGTAAGTCGGGCCGCTTACGTTAACGCCATCCGGTATTCTTGCCTTTAATATCATCCTGCTGCCATTTATATTCCTATCGCCGTATTTATCAACCATTATCTGGTTTGCTTTTATAAGATCCCCTGGCCTGCCCGCATCTAACCAGACGCCATTTATTTCGTAAGTATATATCTTGATGCCATTCGCCATAGCCTTTGGAAATAGATCCTTGGCAAAGTCAAACTGTACGCCCTTTGGTATGTATTCCAATACAGATGGTTCGATCACATAAACACCTGCGTTTATGGTATTCGAAAAAGTTTCTGACTTCTTTGGCTTTTCAAGGAACCTTTTGACATAGCCTTCATCGTCAACTTCAGCTATGCCAAACTGGGACGGATCATCAACCCTAGTAAGGGCGATTGTTATGTTAGCCCCCCTCTTCTTGTGCTCCTCTATCATCTTAGAGACGTCGAAATCGATAAGTATGTCACCGCTTCCAACGACAAAAGTGTCGTCTATGAAGTTCTCTGCCAATTTAACACCACCTGCTGTTCCTGCGGGATCTTTCTCCACTGAAAACAATATATTCTGGTCGGAGAATTTGTTTTCTAGTACGCCCTTTATAAGCGCTTCGAACTTATATCCAGTTGTTATTATTATGTCCTTGACACCTGCGTTATAGAATGAATCTAATATGTAGGATATCACCGGTTTTCCTGCCACCGGAACGAGAGGTTTTGGTATCGAATATGTAATGGGCCTAAGCCTTGTGCCCTTGCCACCTGCCATCAGAACTCCCTTGACGGTCATATATTCCGTAACTGGTGATTAGATATATTCTTATTCCAGAGTTAAAATTCTGATGTTTAACTAGAATAAACTGATCTGATTTACTCTTTTATAAATTCGCTATCCATATTAATGAAATTTACAATCGCAAATTTAACTTATTCCACTATGCGTTTTTCTTGTATTGAGCATGCAAAAAATAATATTTATTGATAAAAATTAAAATTATAATAATACTTAATTTATTTAGGCTTTCTCAGCCACCATTTTGTTAAAGCCATTAGCAACATAAACCATGTAAGCGAGCATCGCTATTAGCAGTATTCCACCGCCGAGCGTTATATAGAAGTAAGCTGTTGCCATTGGAGAGTTCGTAAGGAAGGCTGATACAGGCAAAGTGCCTCCAAAGAATTTGGGATAGACCAGAGAGTAGAACGGATACACGGATATAACTAGCAACGCTAAGAAAAATATCTTGTTTTCTACTATTTTCCTTGTAGAATCGATGTAAAATAGTATAGGGGCAAGTATACCTATTAAGATAGGTATAGCAAGTACTGGGCTCAATGGAACAGTGCTGATTGAGAGATGTATTTGCACGAATGCAACAACAGCCAGTATTATTCCTATATAGGTAAGCACAATTGAGTGAAGTTTATATTTTTCTAGTCCGTAAAATATGAAAGAAAGCCCAAATATAAATATTACTGTACCAACAACAAAGAGGACGTCGCCTGGCGTTGTCGCCCATTTTCCAACGTTAAAAGCAAGCTTTGATAGAATTACCCCTCCACCAGTTACTACGGAAGAAGCGAATATAACAAAAACTAGGCAGAATATACATTCGAAAATAGAGAATATCTTGTACATTGCCTTTTCATCAATGAAGCCTTTCTTTATGAATTCGCCGAAGATGATAAAGGCATTTCGTCCTATGAAAGCTATTAGTAGTATCAGTAGAGGAACAGCGTAGATAAAAGCGGCTGGAACAAGTATGGATGGATAAGCGAAATCAGAAGTAACAACCCAGAAGGCTATAAATGTGCCCGTAAGCTCCCATATAGGTACAACATAAGGCGTTACTTTTTTAGATCCATCTTTGTAAAAGAATAATAGTATTATTGCACCGAACGACTCGGAAATATAGAGTGCAAGCATAAGGGCCATTACAAAAAAGTTTATAGCAAATACTCCATTCATTTTTTTCACCTCAGAAATTTACTCCTGTTGTCGACCCACTAGCAGATATCTCCTTTGAAACGCTATCTCTATTGAATACCCTTGCAGAAAAGTAGAATGAGACTGGGATGAGCAATGTGTAGAATGCCATCATTGCAATACCCGGCCCGATCATTGAGGTGGAGGTATTTATCGCTTGATATACGTACATTACGTTGTATATTATCCACGGTTGCCTTCCGACTTCGTCAACGACCCAACCATCCTCCATCGTAAACATAGCCAAGAAACCGAGGATTATGTAAATTCCGGCCATGATTCTATTAGAATATGGCTCAGATCTAAGTATCCACATTATAAGGTATGCAAGGAGAAACAGGCCGATCAGTATACCGAAGCCTACCATCAAATCGAATAAAGAGTGGACGATAAGTGGGGGCCACATGGACTGTGGATAGTATGCCAAGCCCTTTGGAATCACATAGGCAGGATTTCCAGTACCTGCGAGGAAACTCTGTAGACCAGGTATCTTTATTGCTCCGACTACATGGCCGTTAACAATTGTGCCGAAGAGTTTCTCCGGTTCAAAGGCCCTGCCTCCAAGGTAGTTGAGTTCTATAGCCGAGTATTTAAGGGGTTGGTTAACTATAAGATCGCTGGCAGCAAGAGAACCAGATACTCCGGCAAGGATAACGTAGGCCATGGATAACGCAGACGTTAACTTCATGCCCTTCTTATAGAAAGTCCTGTCTTCGCCTTCTCTAGCCTTGAGGTATCTGTAGGCGAAGTATCCTCCTATAAGCATGGTACCAGCAAGAAGCGTAACTGGGACAACATGTGCTATCTCAGACATAAAGGACGGTGAATTAAGAGATGCCCATGGGTTCACATCTGTTATTGCACCAGTCTTTTCGTAAACACCTATATTGAAGCCGTTAGGTGTATTCATCCAGGCGTTCACCATTACTATAAACGCAGCTGAGCCTAGTGTCCCAGCGCCTATGAAAAAGGTGAGTATCCAATGGGTTATCCTATTTTTGAAGAAATCCCAGTAATAGATGTATATTATAAGGAATATTGTTTCCGTCATGAAAGCGAATATCTCAAGGTAGAATGGCACCATTGCAACTGCAGCTACTACACTGAAAAATTTGGGGAATAGTATCACAAGTTCTGCGGCCATTACTATGCCGCTCGCTGTTCCTATGGCAAAGAAAATTGTAAAGACTTTGGCGAGCCTCTTCGCAAGCAGATCATAGTACTTATCCTTATACTTTATTCCAAGGTATTCCGCAACACTGAGCACAACGATCGTAGATATGCTCATGGTGACAAGTATTATGTGGACACCGATGGAATAAGCAAAGAGAAGCCTATCAAAAGTCGTTATAAACGCCATATTAAGATTAATGACTGGTTTCTATTTAAATCTTATTTTATACTATAATAATGTTATGCTATTGATAATTGCTACAAATTTCATACATTGCAAAATGTTATATAGAACCTTTATTTTTCAGATTCCATAAGCTAAATAAACAGATATAAAGCCTAAAATATAAGGAATCATTACTACATATGTAGTACGGAATGCCAAAACATGAAGAGTATAGACTTTAAAGAAATTTAAGATTCACATAGATTTTAATTTCAAATAGAATTGTATATTAAAAAATACTATATATCATTTAGATAGCGACGTTTAATTAGGTCATTTCAATGTTGCAAATATGATAGCTGAAGATCTTAAAAGACGTGCAGAAGACCTTTGGGAGAAATACGTTAAGCACGAATTTGTAGAGAGGATGCGTGACGATACTTTACCGGTTGATTCATTTAAGTTCTACTTAGTGCAGGACTCCCTGTACGTTGAAGAAATGGTAAGATCAGTGATAAGGGCTGCAGCATCCATGCCATTTGATATGGCGTATGAAATACTTTCTAAAATTGTTTTGAACAGAGACAAGGGCATGGAGGTTCATGGCCAACTTGAACGGGAACTCGGAATCACTGGCAAGGGGAAGATGACAATGACGACATATTCCTACACTAGGCACCTAATATATGCATCAACTCTTGGATGGCCGCAGTTTTTGGCCGCTTGGACTCCATGCATGTGGGGTTATTCCTTTATAGGGAAATACGTGGTGGCTACAAAGAATATGTATTTTAAGAGATGGGCCGAGTTTTATGCATCTGATGATTATATGGAGAGGGTTTCGGTAATCCTAAAGTCCCTGGATAGGTTCAATGGTGACGCATCAGAGTTGTCTGATCTATTCAAAGCAAGTGTAAAATATGAGATCATGTTTTGGCAGTCGGCCCTGGACAATGAACCTACAATATAATTCAAGGTTATACTTCATGCAATAAAACACAATGTCTTTTCATTTTTAAATCCTAGATTATATGTGTGATGAGTCAATAGCTTTGCACGTTAACAAATGGCGTGGAATCTAAGAAAATATAAATGAAGTGGTTTCGTTCAAAGATAGAACTCCAGGAACATCAGTATTATAGCCTTATATACTGAACAATAGGGGAAAGGATAAAAATACACTTTAAGGTAGCTTGTTGTAAGGCGAAACAGTAAAATTGGCATAGAAATTCCCAGCGTAGTTGTGCTGAGGAGTAATGAAGGTAATGTAGAGAGTAACAGTTTCCCCTGCAGGTATATTTATGGCTTGCCCGTATGTTGCAGAAGGCGAAGCCGCTCCTGTTATTGTTAATCCACTCTTTGTGCTGAGAGAAACCTCAGAGAAGCCCGGAGTAAATGAAACAAGGTTATTTACAGTTATGCCATCCTTACCGCCATTAACCTCAAACGGCACAGTAACTTTCTGGTCATGGGACAGAGTATCGTGGTTGTATTGTATGACGTAAGCTGATATAAGCGAATTGCCAGAGTAAAAGTAAACGTTTACGTACATCACGTTAACGGTTACGCTATCTTCTAGGGACATTGCATAGAATACAGAGAAAGATGCGACAACAATGACGACTGCAGCAATTGTTGCAATTTTCCTTGCTTTCTTTAAAGCATCTGTTGTACCTACATCCGGAGGCTTTGGCATCAGTTCACCGCTTTATAGCCCTGGGCAGATTCGAACTGCCGTCGTTGGATCCAAAGTCCAAAATGCTTGTCCACTACACCACAGGGCTAGCATACAAGTAATGAAATATGCCGATATTTATCTTTCGCATATTTACTTAACTTATTCTTTGCAACTATCAGATTTGTATATCAATTACGGATACTGTAATTATGGTAGATGAGTCCTACGTTGATGTTTCCGGTGTAAGCGTTCATTACAGGTTTAGCAAAGGATCTAAACCTAGAAAGAACCTCGTGATCGTGGATGTCAACGGAAAAAGGGAGTGGGACGGGATAAGATTCATAGAACGCATACAGGAATGGGGAATAAGCGTTTATTATCCGGATTATCCTGATGCATTGGATTCTAAAGACACCCTATCATCCAAAAGCGCAGATTATGTAAAGTTAAGCCCAAAGTTCTATAGCGACTTTATCTATTCTCTCCACCTCAAAAACACTATGTTAATTGGTTCTGGAGTGAATGGTGATGTAGCACTGCGGTGTGCAATGGAGTATCCTGAGAGGTGTAGCAATATAATCGTAATAAACGCACCTGGTTACGATGACTACAAGATCGAGTTATACAAAGTTCAGAAACCTGTGCTGTTGATATGGGGTGACTCCGGCGGATATCAGAGCATCATGAGGGGCCAATCCTATCATGATTTGATATCGGATTCTGTATTTAAGGTATTCGATAAATCTGCTGAACCTCATGTCGATAAGACTGAAAAATTCTATTCACTTTTGAAAAACTACATTGCGGAGGATTGATAAACACGTACGTTGAGATAACAGAAAAAGATATTAACCCACTTGACTTGATAAACAGGGTAAGAAGGCCTGACGCAGGGGCAATAGTGACATTTGAAGGAACAGTTAGGAACGATTCAGATGGCGTTCGTGTTACCGCTTTGTATTATGAGGCATATAAGGAGATGGCAGAGATGCAGATAGCTGACCTCATTGATGAAGCTAAGAAAAAATACAATATTTTAGATGCAGCTGTATGCCACCGGATAGGACTTGTAGGTCTCACAGAAGATTCTGTGGTTATATCAGTAAGTTCAGCACACCGTTCCAGTGCATTTGAAGCCTGCAGGTACATAATAGACACTATAAAAGAAAGAGTACCTATATGGAAGAGAGATATACTTGAGAACGGAAACGGATCCTGGCATTGATTATATTTTGATATACCCTTTTAGTTTTAAGCCATAAATACGGTTATACGTTTAATTATTGGTTAATTTTAATATATCACATATATTTTTTAATTTTCTTGTAATTTCATGTTTAAATGTATAAAAATAAGCCATAATTGTGGCTCTGGATCAAAATGCTTATATGCCTGTTAATGATATGGTTAATACACGCTTAAAAATGCACCTTTTAATGCATTGCATTAAAAGGGAAGATGTCGATTTTTGATGAGACCAGATGAGAGATGGCACAATGGATTGTGCTCTGCTAATCTGCCTAGAGGATGGCTTGGTTCGGGCGCCGAAGAAGGACGTGCCAAGCTGCGATATGCCTTGGGGAGGCGCATGGAGCCATAGATCCAAGGATTTCCGAATGGGACTTCCTGCCGTAAGGCACTCCGAAAGGAGAGGGAACCCGGGGAATTGAAACATCTTAGTACCCGGAGGAAAAGAAATCAATCGAGATACCGTTAGTAAAGGCGATCGAAAGCGGTAAAAGGCAAACCGAATAGCCCTTCGAAAGAAGGGAAAGATGTGGAGTTTGGTCTTTCTCTAATGCCTCCTGAAGCGAGATGAATCTTCTGGAAAGAAGAGCCAAAGAAGGTGATAGCCCTGTAATCGAAGCTTCAGAAGCTATAAGGGGAAGTAACCAGAGTACCATGCGTCGTTTTTCGCGTGGGAATGTGGGTGGCACTAACATCCAACCTTAAATACGTCCCGAATCCGATAGCGAACTAAGTACCGTGAGGGAAAGCTGAAAAGTAACCCGAAAGGGTGGTGAAAAGAGCCTGAAACTAGGCAGAGATAACCTTGTAGGGCAGTAAAGAGGTGATACCGTTAACAACGGTGGATCGCTGTCCTATTGTCCGTGTTGAAGAACGGGCCAGGGAGTTCTGACGGGTGGCAAGGTTAATCCTTAAAGGAGAAGCCGTAGCGAAAGCGATTACCCGCACAGCAATGGAGGGGTAGCGTGGTAAACGCGTTTAGTCACTCGTGAGAGACCCGAAGCCGGTCGATCTACACCTGAGTAGGTTGAAGCTCAGTGAAAGCTGGGTGGAGGACCGAACCTATTCTGATGTGCAAATCGTTTGGATGACTTGGGTGTAGGGGTTAAAGGCCAATCTAGGCCGGCAATAGCGGGTTCCCCCCGATACTACCCGCAGGTAGACCTCGACGGAGATTCTCGACGAGGTAGAGCGACCGATTGGTTGGTTAGCAGTCGAAAGGCTGCGCCGACTTGTCAAACTCCGAACTTGCCGAGATCGTAGATGTCGGGTGCTAGGGGGCAGGGATAAGCTTTGCTTCCGTGATGGAAACAACCAAGACGAGGGTTAAGGTCCCTAAATTCTGGTTAAGTGCACTAAATAGGTTTGTGGCCAAAGACAGCGGGGAGGTAGGCTTAGAAGCAGCCACCCTTTAAAGAGTGCGTAACAGCTCACTCGCCGAGGTCACATGCCTAGAAGATGGAAGGGGCTAAAACCAGATACCGAGACCTTCGAGCACCGAAAGGTGATCTGGTAGGGGGGCGTGCCATGTGGGCAGAAGTTTCTTCGAGAGGAGGAATGGACCGCATGGTATCGCGGATCCTGGTAAAAGTAGCAGAGAAGAACCGTGAGAATCGGTTCCGCCGAAAGGGCTAAGGGTTCCTTGGCAATGTTCGTCAGCCGAGGGTTAGTCGATCCTAAGGTCATACCTAACAGGATATGACCGAAAGGGAAGCCGGTTAATATTCCGGCACACTGAGCGTTTTGCCATGTGTGAGAAGGTTCGAGGTAGGAGCGGTACGGGTGCCAACGTATTTCTGCCTATAAGCGGATGGAGAGTCGTAATGACGAGAAGTTCGTGAAAGGGTGGAAGCTCCCGTTTGGGAGTCGCTTCGATCCTTGGATCCCATGAAAATCATACATGGGTCAAACTCAGTATCGTACCAAGAACCGACACAGGTGCCCCTAGGTGAGAAGCCTAAGGCGTTTTGGGATAATGGACGCGAGGGAAATCGGCAAAATAGCTCCGTATCTTCGGTATAAGGAGTGCCTATTCCGCGATGGAATAGGTCGCAGTGGCGAAGGGACTCCGACTGTTTACCACAAACACAGATCGCTGCTAGTCCGTAAGGATGTGTATAGCGGTTGAAACCTGCCCAGTGCTGGTACCTGAAAGCCCCGCACAAGGGGAAGAAGGGCCAGTAAACGGCGGGGGTAACTATGACCCTCTTAAGGTAGCGTAATACCTAGCCGCTTAATTGGCGGCTTGCATGAAGGTTCAACGTGGGTCCCACTGTCCCCGCGTTCAGCCCAGTGAAATTGATGTACTGGTGCACAATCCAGTCTCTCCCACGTGAAAGCGAAGTCCCCGTGGAGCTTTACTGCAGCCTGTAGCTGTGATGCGATCCTGAATGCGTAGCGTAGGAAGGAGCCGTCGAAGCTTCGGTTTTGGCCGAAGTGGAGGCGCCAATGAAACACTTCCCTTTCGGGATTGCGTCACTAACCTCGTTAGAGGGACAACTATTGGTGGGCAGTTTGGGTGGGGCGCCACGCCCCTAACAATGTAACAGGGGCCCCCAAAGGTCAGCTCAGGAGGGTCAGAAATCCTCCGTAGAGTGTAAAAGCAAAAGCTGGCTTGACTGTGTTGCAGACAACTAGCAACGCAGATGCGAAAGCAGGGTTTAGCGAACCACCCAGTTCCTCCTTAGTGGGGGCGGGTGATAAGAGAGAAGTTACCCCAGGGATAACTGAGTCGTCCTCGGCAAGAGTACACATCGACCCGAGGGTTTGCTACTTCGATGTCGTCTGTTCCTATCCTGGTGCTGCATAAGGTGCCAAGGGTGGGGCTGTTCGCCCATTAAAAGGGATCCTGAGATGGGTTCACTACGTCGCGAGACAGTAGGGTTGCTTCTCCGTGGGAGTGCTCGATGTCTGAGGGGAAGGGGCCTTTAGTACGAGAGGAACAAGGGCTCGTGACCTCTAGTTTACCGGTTGTCCGGCAGGGCATCGCCGGGTAGCCACGTCATACGCGGATAAGAGCTGAAGGCATCTAAGCTCGAAGCCGCCCCCGAAAATAGACATCGTCATTAGGCCGCCTCTAAAAGAGAGGTTTGATAGGGCCGGGATGTAAGGATCGAGCTTTTGCGAGATTTTAAGTCCACGGCTACTAAAGGCCGAAAGCACAATCCATGCTAAATCTCTTGTCTGGTTGAATTCAAATAAGCGTGTTCATTATTTTGAATTTATTATAATTCTACGTTATTGTCTTTATAGCGAAGGATCAATTAAAATTTATAATAAATATAAAAAGTGTTATGCCTCGGTTTTAACGTTTTCCCCGAGGATCTGTTTCAGTATCTTATCAGCGATATCGTTAAATATACTTTTTATTGTATCATTTATTTCAACTGCTGGTATTCCTTTGTCACCGTTATCTGCTATTTCTGGCACTAGGGGTATCTTGCCAAGGAACGGAACGTTGTATTCTTTTGCTGATTTTTCGCCTCCCCCCTCCTTAAATATGTACGTTACGTTGCCACAGTGTGGGCAGACAAAACCGCTCATGTTTTCTATTATGCCAAATATTGGGAGCTTTAACTGCCTAGCAAAGTTAATCGCTTTCTTGGCGTCAAGCAGGGCCACATCCTGCGGCGTCACTACTATTACGACTCCGTTTGACTCAGGGACAAGCTGTGCAACACTAAGTGCGACATCCCCTGTACCTGGTGGCATATCTAGTACGACATAATCCGTATCTTTCCATGATACGTCTTCAAGGAACTGCTGAATTGCCTTGTGCATAAGGGATCCTCTCCATATTACAGGAGTATCCTGTGAAGGAAGGAGAAAACCCATTGAGACTACTTTTACCCCGTATTTTGTTTCGGCTGGAATTATCCCATCATCATCAGCATAGAGCTTTAGATCTTCCACTCCAAGCAGTTTTGGATCATCTGGTCCGTTTATATCCGCATCTATTAAGCCAACTTTAAGTCCCTTCTTAGCTAACGAAACCGCTAAGTTTACTGCGACTGTAGATTTACCCACACCACCTTTGCCGCTCATCACAGTTATTGTATGCTTAACCCTGTATTTTGCCGATTTGCCGGGTGGTCCTACGACTGGTGCTGGCGGTGGTGTGTTTGTTTTGATAGTTCCCTTTGCCATAATTCACTATCGTGAGTTAATATTTATCTCTTTATGGCAAAAATGCGTACAAT
This genomic stretch from Thermoplasma volcanium GSS1 harbors:
- a CDS encoding TIGR00304 family membrane protein codes for the protein MNLFRLGYILIIIGVIALVGLAALGQAHFALFVIFPVIYGTGLSVIPFLIIFLGIVIMFFAPFTMGGRYEYKEPQDYVNKMEEEQEEKRKSSFGGLIMIGPIPIIFGNNKTIVYVSIAIAILILLVFILYYFGR
- a CDS encoding cytochrome ubiquinol oxidase subunit I, whose amino-acid sequence is MAFITTFDRLLFAYSIGVHIILVTMSISTIVVLSVAEYLGIKYKDKYYDLLAKRLAKVFTIFFAIGTASGIVMAAELVILFPKFFSVVAAVAMVPFYLEIFAFMTETIFLIIYIYYWDFFKNRITHWILTFFIGAGTLGSAAFIVMVNAWMNTPNGFNIGVYEKTGAITDVNPWASLNSPSFMSEIAHVVPVTLLAGTMLIGGYFAYRYLKAREGEDRTFYKKGMKLTSALSMAYVILAGVSGSLAASDLIVNQPLKYSAIELNYLGGRAFEPEKLFGTIVNGHVVGAIKIPGLQSFLAGTGNPAYVIPKGLAYYPQSMWPPLIVHSLFDLMVGFGILIGLFLLAYLIMWILRSEPYSNRIMAGIYIILGFLAMFTMEDGWVVDEVGRQPWIIYNVMYVYQAINTSTSMIGPGIAMMAFYTLLIPVSFYFSARVFNRDSVSKEISASGSTTGVNF
- a CDS encoding TenA family protein codes for the protein MIAEDLKRRAEDLWEKYVKHEFVERMRDDTLPVDSFKFYLVQDSLYVEEMVRSVIRAAASMPFDMAYEILSKIVLNRDKGMEVHGQLERELGITGKGKMTMTTYSYTRHLIYASTLGWPQFLAAWTPCMWGYSFIGKYVVATKNMYFKRWAEFYASDDYMERVSVILKSLDRFNGDASELSDLFKASVKYEIMFWQSALDNEPTI
- a CDS encoding sugar phosphate nucleotidyltransferase, yielding MTVKGVLMAGGKGTRLRPITYSIPKPLVPVAGKPVISYILDSFYNAGVKDIIITTGYKFEALIKGVLENKFSDQNILFSVEKDPAGTAGGVKLAENFIDDTFVVGSGDILIDFDVSKMIEEHKKRGANITIALTRVDDPSQFGIAEVDDEGYVKRFLEKPKKSETFSNTINAGVYVIEPSVLEYIPKGVQFDFAKDLFPKAMANGIKIYTYEINGVWLDAGRPGDLIKANQIMVDKYGDRNINGSRMILKARIPDGVNVSGPTYIGEGVAIGKGSSIDSSTIYEGVQIGNDVEIKNSVIMSSCRILDGSKISDSVIMQNTVIGEACEIRNSVLSQKLNLQKGSRVFDVALSSEIIQDEN
- a CDS encoding molybdenum cofactor biosynthesis protein MoaE; protein product: MINTYVEITEKDINPLDLINRVRRPDAGAIVTFEGTVRNDSDGVRVTALYYEAYKEMAEMQIADLIDEAKKKYNILDAAVCHRIGLVGLTEDSVVISVSSAHRSSAFEACRYIIDTIKERVPIWKRDILENGNGSWH
- a CDS encoding alpha/beta fold hydrolase, with the translated sequence MVDESYVDVSGVSVHYRFSKGSKPRKNLVIVDVNGKREWDGIRFIERIQEWGISVYYPDYPDALDSKDTLSSKSADYVKLSPKFYSDFIYSLHLKNTMLIGSGVNGDVALRCAMEYPERCSNIIVINAPGYDDYKIELYKVQKPVLLIWGDSGGYQSIMRGQSYHDLISDSVFKVFDKSAEPHVDKTEKFYSLLKNYIAED
- a CDS encoding Mrp/NBP35 family ATP-binding protein; its protein translation is MAKGTIKTNTPPPAPVVGPPGKSAKYRVKHTITVMSGKGGVGKSTVAVNLAVSLAKKGLKVGLIDADINGPDDPKLLGVEDLKLYADDDGIIPAETKYGVKVVSMGFLLPSQDTPVIWRGSLMHKAIQQFLEDVSWKDTDYVVLDMPPGTGDVALSVAQLVPESNGVVIVVTPQDVALLDAKKAINFARQLKLPIFGIIENMSGFVCPHCGNVTYIFKEGGGEKSAKEYNVPFLGKIPLVPEIADNGDKGIPAVEINDTIKSIFNDIADKILKQILGENVKTEA